The Macaca nemestrina isolate mMacNem1 chromosome 15, mMacNem.hap1, whole genome shotgun sequence genome segment GGTCCAGCCTCCAGTCCCAGACCAGGGGCTTCCAAGAGAGGCCTCAAGGGGTAGAAGGCGGCCTCTGAAAACAGCTGCCCACCTCCCAGGACTGCAGGGCAGCTTGTGAAAGAAGCAGGAAAGTTCCCCGGAAGAGCTCAAGGACTCAGTAAGCTCAAGAAATAACGATTAACAATATGAACTTTCCGTTTGATAATTTATCCCTATCCCTGTGCTTCTCATCGCTACACAACCTCCTTCCTTTCCAAGAGGGGATTTCAGAAATGAGAGCCCAGGGCACTCAAAAACACAGCTGGGGAGGGTCTCAAAATGGGGCCAGCTTCCAAACTGAATGAGTGCTGGGGAAAAGCGGGTGGCTTCTGGCATCTGCTAACGTACCTGTTGACTGGCCAGGGCTCGCTGCCCGTGAATGAACACATGGAGGCCCACCCACTCTGTGCACCCACCTCCAGGGAGGGGGATCTGTAGGGGGACACACACACTGCCGACCACATATGGGCAGATGCCTGCCCAGATTTTCACAGACGTTTTATTTTTAGAGGGGCCAGCAGCATAAGCCCAAGGCttggaagagaagaagggaaggacaGAAAAGTTAGAAGCCTGTGAAACAAACCTGGCGAGGATGAAGACCCTCTCTTTGGCACTCCACAAAATGGTGCATGCACACCTGCCTCTTAGGAGACTCAGGACTTGCTAAGCCAACTTTCCAGGTTCAGGTGGGGGTCGCCCAAGTCTGGGTGCCACGAGGACACCGCCATAGGCTCAGGGAGAACAGGAGGGGCCGGTGGGAGAGGGGTCACTCACCGAGCGGCAGGACAAAGAAGAAAGGGAACCAGCAGAGCACGAAGACGCCCACGACGATGGCCAGCGTCTTGGCCGCTTTCTTCTCACGGGAGAACTTGAGCAGGCGCACGGAGAGCGAGCTGCGGAAGGTGTGGCCCTTGGCGCTGCGCAGGCCGTGCGCCCCGTCGGCGCCCGTGGCCGCGCCACGACAGTGGATGCGCAGCACCACCTCGGAGGCCTTGCCTCGCTCGCGCTTGATGCCCGCCTCGAGGCTGCGCGTGGTGCTGCGCGCGACCACGTACACGCGGCAATACATGACCACGATGACCGCCATGGGCAGGTAGAAGGAGCACACAGAGGAGAAGACAGCGTAGCCCGCCTCCTCGGTGATACCGCAAAAGCGCTCGTCAGGGGGCACGGGCTCCTTCCAGCCCAGCAAGGGCCCTACGGACACCACCAGGGCTACGACCCAAAGCAGCGCCAGGATGGCGGCCGCCTTGCGCTCGGTCATGATGGCTGGGTACTTGAGTGAGTGGCGCACGCCCACGTACCGGTCCACGGAGATGGTGcagaggctgaggatggaggccGTGCAGCACAGCACATCCACGGCGGCCCACACGTCGCAGAAGGCCCGGCCAAAGGCCCAGAAGCCCAGAACCTCCATGGTGGCCGAGAAGGGCAGTACCGTGGCACTCAGCAGCAGGTCGGCCACGGCCAGGTTCACGATGAAATAGTTGGTGACAGTCTGCAGGTGTCGGTTGCAGGCCACTGAGAGGATGACAAGCAAGTTACCTGCCACGGCCATAAGGATGAAGGCTGCCAGGAAGACGCCCACGCCCACGCCCTGCGCGCTCACCACCAGTCCCCCGACGGCCGCCGTGCCATTCACGTCGCTGCCTGGGCCAGCGCTCCCCGGCTCCCCCGCGGAGCTCCGGTTGTCCTCGCCGCTGCCTGCGCCAACCACGCCGCCACCGCCGCCCGCGCCCCCCGGCACGCCGCCCACCGCCGGGCCCTCCGAAGGGGCCGCGCCGCCCGCGCTgcccccgccgccgcccgcgCTGGAGCCCCCTGCGCTGCTGTCCGGGCGGGGTCCCTCGAAACTGACGCTCAGGAGATCGCGGAAAGTCATCTCAACGCGCGGCCGTCGGTGGCCGGGCCGGGACGCAGAACGAGCGGCCGGCAGGGAGGGGAGCACAGGGCATAGCCGCGGGGCTCCAGATGCAGCTCCGCACGGTCTTGTTGGGGTCCTGCCTAAGTTCCTGTGACGCGGAGCGCGGCTGTCCGAGAGCGGAGCTGCCTGGCCCCGGCGGCGGCCGGGCTCCCCGAGGCCGGCAGTGGACTAGCACCGAAGAGCCGGGGCTGGCGACGCGCGCGGCGCTCTGATCGTGCCCAGCAAGCGGGCAAAGCGGCGGCTCCGGGGCCGGGCGGTGCAGGCAGCGGCCACTGCGGCGCTCCCAACTCGGCGCGGGGGGCGGGACCGAGGAGGGGCAGcgccaggaaggaggagggggcgACCCGGGCCGAGAGAGGGGCGCCACACCCCAGGGGAGAAGGGACCCTTCGCTCAGGACAAGCGAGTGTGTCGGGGTCTAGGGGGGCTGCGGCGCTGGCGCGTGCTCGGGTCCCGCAGCAGCCACCCACGCCTGTCCGCAAGTGCCCAAGCCCGCCCTCTCCCCTCGCGGTGCCCTTTGCGTTCCTTCCCGCTCCTCTCCCGGACCCCCTCCCCCTTGGTCCTCAGCGGCGTCCCTGTTCCTCCCGCCCTCTCCCCCGAGTCTCTCGGTCACTCGCTGGTGCCCTTGGGCGCGCGGTGCGTTGAAGGCGCGAGTCCCGGGTCTTCGGGATACCGGCTTTGGCCGCCAGAGAGCAGCAAGCGCCTGGGATCTGGGGACTGCGGACCGGACGGCGCAGTGCCGCTGCGGGTTGCCTCCTGGGACTGCCCATATGGATCTGCCGCACCTTCTTTTTCTCAGGCCACTGGCCAGGGCAGGGTTTCAGACACCTCTGCCCAGTGCGATGTCGTGAAGAGCGCCCAGGAAGGGTTGGAAACCTGTTCTGGGCTGAGGCTGGGTACGATGGGCTCAGGAGCAGGATGCTGTGGCTACAGCCCTCGGACCCTGCCCAAGACACGCTGGTCTACATACACTGTTACTTTTCTCTGTATCAGATGCGGGAATAAATCTTTCTGTAGCTACCTACCCTAAATAAGGGGCCTTGTTCTTGTTCTGGCCTTGTTAAGAGGGAGGGTGTAAGTGCCGGAGGGTGGGAAAGGGCACTTGGCAGGATGGTTAAATGGGGCGGGTGTGAGACAGTCTGGCTCCGCATCTGAATCCAGGCTCCGCCCCATATTAACTGTGAGACCTCTTTGTGCCacagttcctcatctgtaaaatgagaataagaagTGATGTCTACCTCCTGGCCTGAGGGTTAACTGAGTAAATATGGGTGAGGGCCCCAGAGAAGTGCTTGGGTATGTCAACGGAGTAGGACTTGTTCAGGGCAGGCTTTTAACAGGGAGgatggaaggcagaggaggtgtgGGGCTGGTATGGACTCCGGATGCAGGTGTGGGAGAGGGTATGAGAAGCTTCTTGAGCAGCAGCAGGACTGAGTAGGGAGAGGCTCAAAGAAATCATACAGTTAGCCAACATAAAAATACCAGCTGCTGGCACATGGCAGGCACCATGCTGGATACACTAACTGTAAGGAGGGTAATGCCATCTCATAGTTGCAGAATGAGGAGGGCTTGAGCCCTACCAGGGAGATGAGGGCCTGTTTGCAGAAGTGTCTGGGAGGGGACAGAGAACCCATAGCCCTAGTGTCCACTGGTTGTGGTTAACACAGGGGCAGGATGTCTGAGTTTTAGATGAGAAGCTGCtttggagaaaaagtaaaaaactgGAGAAATGTTGAGAGATGGGTGACCTCCCTCCTCTCCATTGCCCAGTCCAGGAAGATAAAGCTTTTATAATCATATCTTGGAAACAGCTCTTCCATAGCCTTCCccattaaatcttttattttggtttttggaaACTTACTATAGTGAGTTGAAATGAAAGCAACGTGACTTCTAGGGATTAGCCAGCAGCTGACCAAAAGTAAAATCTTGGGTTTGGGCTTCCTCTCTGAGAGGGAAGGGACAGTGGGAACTGAAAGGGGAGGCCAGGAGCTCCTCTCTGGGGAGAGTTAGATGGCAGGTCAGTGTCCATGGGTGGCTGCTGTCACATAGTGTGGAATAGGTGCAACCCTGGTGGAATCCATTCGATTCTGGGATTGGCCAGTTTTCAAAGACTGGGAAGAGGAGACATAGTTAAACCTAGAGCTGGGGCTGGGGTGCTGGGGACTACTTGACTGGTGTCACATAGAGATGTGTGCCTGATTCTGGTGTGGGGAGCCAGCAGAAGGCTGGTTGGAGGTGTTCCTGCCAGCAGGGTAGGAAGAGTTGTGGGATAGAATGCCTGGAAGAAGATGGGGAAGTCTTTCCCCATTTCAGGTCTTGGTGGTCCTCAGAAGTTCTGCAAGATGATTCCAGACGTTCTGGAGCTCTTGGGAAATGAATATGGAAGGACAGTGGTTGTGAGATCGTTGTGAGTTTCCTGTACCTGCTTATCAGAGGCTGAAATCCGGGAAGGGGCCGGCACAACGTGCTGGTGGCAGGGGCAACAAGAGAAAGAGCTGTCTCTCTCTGAAAGGAGATCTTAGCAGTGGAGGGCTGGGATAAAGCTCAATATCATCCCAAGCACACCATTCACACCCAGATCTTTGCTTGGATGCCTCATGAGCACCTCGAATTAAGCATGTTCCTAAGTTAAACTCACCATCTCTGACACTAAAATCTTCAACTTACTGTATTCACTTATGAAAATGGAATCAGCATCTATGCAATTGCTGCAGTTGGAAACCTAAACTCCTTCTGTTTTACTGTCCACCCCAAATTTAGCCAGTCCTAGAGTGGTGTTGATTATGTTTGCCTACTTGACTTTGTGAACCCATCCCCTTCTCTCCAACATCTCTGCCTAAGGTCAGGCCCTGATCATGCCTCACTCAGATTTTCATTCATACTCCAATAATGCCTCCTAGTCTGTTGCCATATGGGTCTTCCCAAATCTGATCATTTcactctttcaaaaatatttctttgatgACTCACCACTGCTTTTAAGTTCATAGCACACTTAGTCTAGTGGGACTGGACTCTTTCctgtttcttactttttttttttttttttggtgggggaatgCTCAAAGTAAGTTGTTTGGAAGGCGATTTGTAGGAAGCATGTTGAGGTGGTTGTTTCTTTAAAATGGATGCTGCTTTGAAACTGGGCCACATGGGACCCTGGGATTTATTTGgattataaatgaatgaatgtgaatCAGAGGCTTTTGTTCCTGAAATGATTCTTACATGAGATTTGTGTTCTAGCATCTCATACATGAATAGAATGCTATCCAGAGGGACATGCTCTGGAAAAATGACTAGAACCTTTCCTATCTGAACTCAGGGTCCAGAAACTGAGTCTCTCAGGCACATAGGTacagcattttgtttgtttgtttgtttatttatttacttagtttttgtagtgacaggatctcgttatgttgtccacgctggtctcaaactcctgggctcaagcgatcctcccaccttgacctcccaaagtgctgggattacaggcatgagccaccatggcacCCGGCCTCCAAAGCATTTTGATCTGGAGTCTGTCACCTCCAGATTATCCTTAAGGATGATTATCCTtaagggcttcctggaggaagtgaatTTTAGAGAGAGCTTAAATGCCCTTTGGGTCAAGAATTAACTTCCTTCCTTCATCATTCCCTACTTTGACTTGGTCTGTGAAAGTGGGACCATCTTTCTCTAAAGAAatgttggggccgggcgcagtggcttacgcctgtaatcccagcactttgggaggccgaggtgggaggatcacgaggtcaagagatcgagaccatctggccaacatggtgaaaccccgtctctactaaaaatacaaaaattagctgggtgtggtggcgcgtacctgtagtcccagctactcaggaggctgaggtaggagaattgcttgaacctgggaggcagaggttgcagtgagctgagatcgcgccactgcactccagcctggcaacagagcaagactctgtctcaaaaaaaaaaaaaaaaaaaaagaaagaaagaaagaaagaaagaaagaaatgttggtGGGCTTTCCGAAACTACCATGTGTATGACCCGTCAGTGTTCTCGGCTGAAGGATACTGCTGGGTTTATTCCTTTGGGTAAAATATTTGCCATAGGTGATAGAAGAAGAATGATTGGGGCTGGTGGTAGCATCATTTGTGATATTGTGATATGATGTGAACTCCTCTCCCTTATTCCATCAACTATCCTCTCAGCTGTCCCCATTAAAGTCAAGTTCCTAGCAGGCCATATATTTTCTAAATGCAGAGCCTTTCCTGGGGCAGCAAGGGAAGTCATCAGCAGTTTTGGCAGGAACTCTTACCTAAGAGCCAAACATTGGTGTTCTGTGCTTCCTCCCTATATAGTCTTTGGCAAATATTTGGACCTGGTTGTGTCCTTTATAAAATGGGGCAAATGGGATTGAACTAGATCAGAGATCAAAGCAAGGTAATTCTTTAAGTGAAGCCTTCATAGAAACCCAGTATAGCTTGGAGTATGggagctcacgtctgtaatctcagcaatttgggaggccaaggcaagaggattgcttgagcccagaagtttaagaccagcacgggcaatatagtgagactttgtccctaccagaaaaaaagaaaaagaaaaaaaagaaaaagaaaaaaaagaaaaagctgactgtggtggtgtgcagctgaagtcccagcaactctggaggctgaggtgggaggatcgcttgagcttgggaggttgaggctgcagtgagctgtgatggcagcACTgaactcagcctgggtgacagagtgagaccctgtctcaaaaaaaaaaaaaaaaaaaaaaagaagcccaatATAAACAAGCAGATATTTGTGGAGAGGCTTTGATTGGATCATAGGCAAAGTCCTGAGACCCTTGAGGACTCCCTCTCACGGTGCATCCTGTTCCCTGAGGGATTCTCATGGCCTTGTGAGTCCAGGAGCCTTGCGGGCAAATTCCTGGCCCAGTGAGCCTGGAGACCCTGTTGGTCTATGGGTTCTGTGTGATTTGGCAGTATGGTGCCCAGTTTACATGGAAGACTAAGCACCTGCATTTATCTCTTCTCCCTTATGAGACATCTTTAGAGTGACAGCAAATAAAAAGGAGCGGTTTGTCTCACAACTGAGAAGTGAACTCCTATACTGACAAACCCTGGACTGTAGCCCCTAAAGAGGAGGCTTGACGGAACCCTGCAAGGGGTCATGAAGGCAATGAGGAGTTCTGGACCACCTCCTTGCTTGTGAAGATGATACAGATTGGTTGGCACTGTCAGAGTCAGGATGCCAAATGGGAGACAATGGTGATGGAGAAGAAATCATGACAGATGTATCCTGTTTGCGGGAACCAGCTGGTCAACCCCCAGTTTCCTCCCACCTCATCAAGCCTGGGCagcctttattcattcattcaatacaaGTTAACTAAGCACCAGCTATATGCCAAAGAACTGTTCTGgacatgtatatgtttatatatatatattttcttttttttgagagagagggtcccactctgtttacccaggctggagtgcagtggcatgatcatagctcattgtgaactcaacctcccaggcacaagccatcctcttgcctcagcctcctgagtaactgggacaacaggcacgtgccaccatgctcggctaattaattttttttttttttttttgtagagacagggccttgctatgttgcccaggctggtctcaaactcctgggctcaagctattgtcctgcctcagccttccaaagtgctgggattacaggcatgagccacctcgctcaGCTCATGATGGTAAATAAAGCAAATTCCCTGCTATCCTGGGGCTTGATTCAAATGGCAGAGAGTGCTACCCAGAAGAGTTAGGAGGAGAGTTTCGCATTGCCATGGGCAAAAGTTTTCTCTGGGTTTGATATCTGGGTCTTGAAGATTCTTTGCAATGAAATTGCCAAAGAAAATCTAAATCTAAAAGAACCCTTTTCCAGAACCTCCCCATCCTAGAATAGCAGTGGGAGCTGATTGCCAGAGCAAAGGGTGCAAATTCATGCATGTCATTGGAAGACTTCGTTAAAGCTGCCAGTTCCTGGGATCAGCTCCTATGAAGAATATGGACATCCATTCCATTCTTCAGCTGCACATTGATCTCTGGCCCTGGCTTGACCTTTTACCTTACCATGCCTGATCCTTACCCTGGCTACATCCTAACCCATAATACTGACTGACCCAACACCTTCCTGATCCCCTTAATTAGGCCATTCTTCCCTAGATCCATGCTGTGGTAGGGAAGGGCACTGGGTGAAAGGGTAAGGTC includes the following:
- the LOC105481571 gene encoding alpha-1D adrenergic receptor, which gives rise to MTFRDLLSVSFEGPRPDSSAGGSSAGGGGGSAGGAAPSEGPAVGGVPGGAGGGGGVVGAGSGEDNRSSAGEPGSAGPGSDVNGTAAVGGLVVSAQGVGVGVFLAAFILMAVAGNLLVILSVACNRHLQTVTNYFIVNLAVADLLLSATVLPFSATMEVLGFWAFGRAFCDVWAAVDVLCCTASILSLCTISVDRYVGVRHSLKYPAIMTERKAAAILALLWVVALVVSVGPLLGWKEPVPPDERFCGITEEAGYAVFSSVCSFYLPMAVIVVMYCRVYVVARSTTRSLEAGIKRERGKASEVVLRIHCRGAATGADGAHGLRSAKGHTFRSSLSVRLLKFSREKKAAKTLAIVVGVFVLCWFPFFFVLPLGSLFPQLKPSEGVFKVIFWLGYFNSCVNPLIYPCSSREFKRAFLRLLRCQCRRRRRRRPLWRVYGHHWRASTSGLRQDCTRSSGDAPPGAPLALTALPDPDPPGTPEMQAPVASRRKPPSAFREWRLLGPLRRPTTQLRAKVSSLSHKIRAGGAQRAEAACSQRSEVEAVSLGVPHEVAEGAACQAYELADYSNLRETDI